ATTCTAGATTCTAAGGATTTCAACAACCAAACATAGGAATCATTTGCAAAAGTAAAATTTATTGAGAACAAaaatcgaatgttttgagtttatatctaaCAATCTAGAATTGCAATACCTTTTTCAATTATAATTCAGGATCATTATATAATGGACGttaaattatttgattgattcAGTTATAATTCAGGATCACTAAATTATTTTTGCATGATTCGAACGAAAATCGAATATTTCGaatcaaaaatatattgttgaattCGTAACACTAAAAACTACACACTTATAATTTTTGAAATGGATATATAGGGACAAACTTACCATGGGAACCCTTGAATTCATTATGTAAACCATTGAATGGTTGGTAGTCGTTCTTAATCGTagttacacttttttttttccttttatttagtTGGATAAGTTTGCGCAGATTTTGATGCCACACCACATGAAACCCATCAAAATTTCACTGTGTGAGCAGCTCATCAAGGAAGGCCAACACCAGGGTATGGAGGCCAACGTAGAAACAATATTTGCACTTCTCCCAACATGAATCATAATTGTATTTTCCTTGTGTTCCTGCAGAAGCCATGTTTATTTCACGTGTTTGGTGTTTCCCTCGGAAAGGATCGGGTTCTTATGTATCTTCTGATACTAACGTTGGTGGGGGTTTAAATAATCTCAACATAGATGGAATTTTTTCATTAATTCGATGTGAAACTGAAAGGAACTGTTTTCACTTGAAAGTAGAGGTTCTCGCAATGTTTTTTTGTCCCAGCTACCATAAATGATGAGATAGATGTGCATGATGCATATAAAATCAGTGACCCCATATATCCtatatgattcatgtgaaatcgtgacGTGTACACCTATCTCAACACTTGGGATAGATGAGACGAAAAAGCATTGAGATCCGTAAAACAATTATTTTATGTTGTGGTTACTTACAACTGTCTTCAACTAAGTTGTATGGAATCAATGACACATTATTGCTTATCTACTCAAGAGGGGTTGGTCTTACTTTTTCACCCCACAACAAGAATGTCTATGACTAATAACCtttctttaaaaataaaaaaagtttggTAGTTGCATTGGCAAAATGTACCTTTCTTTAAAAACTATTTGGTGAATTTACTCAATTAGAAATCATCTTATTTCCTACTTAAACTAGTAAAATTAAACAAGTTAAGGGTAAAACGGTAATTTTGTTGTAATCCGTCATTTCCCTTTTGTCCCCTCATATGGGTGTCCAAGAGTTTTGATAAAATTTTTCACTAAAAACATATAACTATTACCCTTTAAGTAGGTACACGTGTTCAACGCAGTTGACTAACCATTCATGTATTTTTATTTACGAGAGAACATATTTGTGAGTGTCTTGTTGCATATGTATATGAATATGTGTTGCATGTGGACGAGTTCCatgtagggctgttattggtacggttaccgttaccaaacacggaataccgttaccataccaattctttcggtaactcaaaaaatgttaccgttaccgttaccggaagagtcggtataccgatggtcggtataccgatcgatcggtaatggtaagtcggtaattggtaaatttaccaattcttaaaacctatataaaaaagagaagaaaaaaaatgcatcaagtagcattgtgcttaatagtcattgtatgatactacaacactttcatcttgcctaccataccaataataaaaatgatagattaatgagaaggatcattgtgctacatgtgaagaagagaaaatacctatcaatcggagaaaaaaagaaaggagaattcacataacattattccaacaatctataacggaaaatctttcatttcattaatttctaatatttttagtatccgaagtgttttaaactccattgcaggaaagctaaaagaaacaagataaataaagataaaagaccataatggaaagggagaagaaaagcatgtaatcaataccaacaaaacattttgttatgtaacaaacactgctttaaagttaatgaaattgctaagagtgatatataaatgataaccctaaaaataatcaatggcctagattaaattagatcaatctaatggtcataattaaataaaactaaaactaaaaataatattaatatatatttaatatatatgtcggtaatcgggaaatttaccggttttgaactttacttaCCGTTACcattaccgaaatcatcggtaaatttaccgtaccgaacaattggtaacggtataccaatcttttgctattttcggtaaccaattcgtcggtaatggtataccaatggataatttaccataccaataacagccctagttCCAtgtaacattttaaaaaaaatactgtgAGTTATGGGTAAGCTCAAACAATTTGCACAAAACTCTTAGAAGGGAAATCTAcaattgttcttaaaagttggttgatgccttagaaacaTACAATTTTTAGTGTAGTTCTTAAGGAGATGACCCAAAAAAGTTTCCCACTAGGCAAAATGTATGAACAGAGATAGAGATAGGGTGGGTCGTTgggtaaaaaaagagagagaaggttATGCACATCATTTTCAATACTGAACCTTGAACCTTCACGCATGATGTCTTTGGATAAGATCTGGAAGAATATCAACCCCTGTGACCCCACTTCCCCTAATATTATATTTGGGATTACCCAACACCATCCAAAAACTCTTGATCGTTTCGCAGAAAGCCAGAGCCAATCAGCAGATATCATGTTCAATTTTATGGGGTTTACTATAAATCAAAGCAAATCAACCACAACCCAGTTCCGTTTATGAAATTTGTGGAgttgggttgtgctttgttttggatttgataTTGATTAATCCATTCAAATTGCGTGGTTAGAGTCGTTCCTCTAGAAGATCTAACAAAAAGCTCTGGGTTGTTTTCTTGGAAGGGACACCACTCATTCACTGAAGGTTTGATCACACAAGGGTCGAGAGTGGGACTGCCTGTGTGAGAAAATTTGTGGTAACTGGTGAGTTGTTATGTGAATTAGACATAATATTGATCAATATTGGGTTGTCTATTGTATTGGTGACCATACACAAAAGTACATCGAGGACAGTATTGGAGAGGGAGAGTTTTGTCAGCTAATATGACGTGCATACTTTGTCTTCTTTTATCATCAATTTTTGTTGGTATATGTGGTGATTCATGGTTTATATTTTCTCCTTAAGCAGACGTTGAAGTTTGATCCATGCCTCTTGCAGTTtaagagagttgaacaaatgacaaaaattcattcttCGGGAGTGTAGATTTAATTTCCTGCAGCTGCCGGTATGTtctttgatctttttttttatagttattTCTTGAAATTTTTAGATGGGTTTTGGTTTGTTTGATGTCTATGTTTTACATGAAATTAGGTCCATATCAGTGTGGATGGGGACATTTTGTTATCACTGTTTGCTgctctttcttgttttttggatttttctGCACTCTTATCCCTACTTTATCTTTTGCTTCTGTTGCTAGTGTGGGTTGTTGCTACGGCATTTGCTCATCCTTTGATTCATTGATTGCCATTTGTTTTTCTGTTAACTTTTCCGCCGGAAGTATTTAGGTTTCATCAGTAGGTATTCAATTTTTGAATTCTTTCTGGTTTGCTTTCctcatctttcttttgtttggagCATTGGGTTCTCTGAACTGGATTTCTCTCAAAATTCAGTGTAATATTTTTTGTGATACTAGTGAATTGTATCCTGTTACATATAAGACATATGATCAGCTGGATTGAATCCCCACCACTAGTTGTCCTATATTAATCAGCTGGGTTTGGTTTTTGCTGCTTTTGGTTTTAAATATCCAAAGTTTATGTCATGAATTGCGTTGATTTCATCCTTGACATGGCTGCAGGTACTTTCTGCCTACTTGATTTTTATTGGGATGAGTATCATAAGGTCACAAATTCATTCAAGGTGGGAAGATTTCGCTGCAAGGCAGGATTAATCACTTTATGGTCATGGATAATTCTAATGAGACATCTAATGGATGTAGAACAGTCAACAACGGCCATATGGTTACGCGGCACAGTTCTTACTTAGCAAGCAATAGGGTATCACTACCATGGCTTGATGTGAGAGTCTTTTATGTTAGAATATGCAAATGTGAGATTGATGATTCCACACCTGAGTCTCTCACACTTGACCACATCCCACTAAATCCTGATACCCTTCTTGAAGTGAATGGTATCAGGACCGGCATGAATTCTAATGGAGCATCGACTCTTCTTAGAAGGGATCGACTTGATAAGAAATCTGAAGAAACTACATTTGTCAGCACGGATAGTATAAGGATGTCTGGGAGCGTGAAGTTTGAAGTTTTCGATGAGGATGTCCTTGTGCTATCAGGCGTTTTAGAATTGTGTAAAAGTAATGGTCTTCCTGGTGAATCAAGAAACAATTGCCAGGGTTGGAGCATGAACATCAACTCAGATATCACTATAGATACTTGTTTCCTGAAAGCAAAACAATTCATGGGTCAAGATTCATTTTCACCAACAATTGAAGTCTATGTTGCAGGATCCTTCTTGGACTCTCCAATAATCTTAACCAAGACTATGCAGCTTGTAAGAAGGAGGCAAATAAAGAAGGGTCCTTTAGAGTCGATACCAGAATGTGAGGCATCCGAATGCAAGGAAAATGTTCCTACCCAGTTTGCTTTGGAGGTAATCCTTTGTCCgaggtttaaatttaaattaagtTCTTTCTCTTTGCTTAAATCCTTAAACTGTTTTAGTCATATAGTATTGTAGTAACAGGCTAACCGCATCTTAACTCCCATTTCTGTGATTCACAACCATTGCTTAACATCTTGCTGCAAAATGTACTCAAACATCCAAATAAAATTTAATCATGGATGAGCAAAAGCATGTGATTCATGGATAATGCAGTGGTACCCATTTTGTTTTCTATGACAATGTTTGAAATACCTTTTATAATGTTTTCTGCTACCCATATCGGTATGGTATACCGAGCTTTATTATCTTGTACGGAGTAGCAACTTGCAATTGAGAGATAGAGGACAGCTTATTGGATAAAGCATATCAGAACTCTAAGCTTGAGAAAactaaatgaatattttttcttcttttgttcaaGTGAAACAAAAAACTATGTTTATTCGTGGCGCATGTTTATTCCATCTGAAGCATCTTTCTTTGCTAACATGATGATTGTCCCTACCTACTGTATTATAGGATAATTTGTGAGATGGTTCTTACAACCCAAATCAAAAGAAGCaaaatattttatgttattGTGCCCAACTATAACGAAGTAACTATGGCcctttttaaaattgaaaattgttatGCATTTGTACAAATAGAAATCCCCTTTGTTATCGTTAtatgatttcttcttcttcatataGATAGATACATGTCTGAGCTAAGATCTGTTGAGGCGAGTAAAGACAGTTGCATAGCTCACTTGGTAAAGGATTCCTTTAGTTTAGCGGTCATGGATCAAGAAAAAAGGGTAAAGGTATCACATGATCATGAAGAACAATCAAGGGATACCACCTCAATTAAGGCATTTACTTATGATATTTCGATGACAATCATAAAAAGTATCTAATGCATTGGTGGTAATAGTATGAATCCTCAAGTGACTCTATCCCTCTTGAAAAATGCACTTTCAAATTTACTTTAAGACTAGTAAGTCTTCATATTGTTTTGCACCAAGGATTTAGGtgtgatcattttttttttgaactttgtAGGCATCAGATTACAAACCAGAAAATGAAGATTACCATCACCGGTACTCGGGGATGGAATATTTTGATGGAGAAGATGGGGAGCTATCATGGTTCAATGCTGGTGTTAGGGTGGGTGTTGGCATTGGCCTTAGCATGTGTGTCGGAATAGGAATAGGAGTGGGCTTGCTGGTTCGAACTTACCAAGGAACCTCCCGAAACTTTAGACGACGGCTGCTATAATCCACACTCATCCCTGTTTACCATTTTAGCATAATAGTACATTAGATTCTACATCTTGTAATCAAGAGGAAGAGAACTTTGGTTGTTTCTGAAGGATTCCCATTGTGATTTTGGGGCTCCACATCTGTATAAAAGCAGTATCGTTGCCCTATGGCCTATGTATCCTGCACTTACCTGCATATGCAAGAAATTATCTATTAACATCGCTTGCCCCATATGAATGCTACATTGTGTTGAAGTATGGAAGAAGCAAAAGTATCTTAtgcaattatattttttttggagaattcaaaaataaagaaaatagttTTACGAGCATTTGGGGCATTAAAATAAATACTGAGGGCatgttgcattttttttttcttaatcaaCTGCTTAATAACATTACATGTTGTACATGATTTGACTGGGAGCCCAACCCCCAACCCGAGCGTTACAAGAGTGAATCCGCCTCTGGgtattattggagagagttgaacttaGATTTCCAAAATCGAAAAATTCATTCTCAATTGACTTAACCACAATATATTTTACCTTAGAATTATTATCTTTTCAATGAGATCCATGTCAATATCTTCtggactcaaaaaaaaaattagtcaaaGAGAGtaattatttaataaacaaGGGAACTTAATACTTTTGTGCATTGATTAATCATATTAAAATCATaattgaaaaattcaatttcaTTCATGATAAATTATATTAAGCATGTAAGaatattcatataaaatttGATAGCAAATGAAGTATACATAATCACTCATACACTTTCTCATTTTAAACCCAACATAATATATAAGCCTTTGCCCAtggaataaataatttttatttgttttgtcgCATACTCAACAACTGATCAGACAATATCACACTAGTATGTAAGTCAACACGATATTCATTTTCGTTCAAAAAACATGTAAATTATCGGTGGGTAACATATTTGGTAGTTATGAGCATGCATCGTCTATCCACAACTCACTGACATTTTTTGAAACATATAAATTTAATGGTTTAGATATAGGTATATGATTGTGGCAACCGTATGGTTTACATCGTATACAGAATAATTTGTAGCATACGTTCAACATAGTCATtctatgttttcttttgaagttATTTCATAATAATTTACATGACttgtaatatttgatttttataagaAATATGTCTATTTAATTTAGATTAATATTATTTGcacctcattttttattaagtacaacCCACTCTAAtgtatttttaaagggttaatggggtgtacttaataaaaaaacggggtgcaaataatattcatctttaatttattgttACGATAGTAAGTGTTTCGACAAATCTAACTTTGTTTTGAAATAAATTGCTTGGCGTGTGAGACGTGAAAAAGAattgataaatatattttttgaattttatgacATAATTAAAATTCgtgtaatattaaaaaaaaatatgcccTCAATGCGTAATCATATTTTATTGAGTGGGGTGCCAAATACCCCCTTTAGAGAGGGAATGGACGACCCAAAAAACAACAGAACATGATGGACAACTGCAAGTGCCCGTAGTGATCTCAATAAATGCCCGATCTCTTGCCGACCATTGCATCACAATTGTAGAAAATCAAATACTGTGCGGGTCAAGTTACACGTGTCCCCTTCAATTCACCACTCCcacaacgagaaaagctcgaCCTCCCTTCTTCCTTCCTGACTCTGAGACTTCCTCGGTTGATCTAAAATCTCTTTGCCAATTG
This genomic stretch from Tripterygium wilfordii isolate XIE 37 chromosome 22, ASM1340144v1, whole genome shotgun sequence harbors:
- the LOC119992116 gene encoding uncharacterized protein At1g01500-like, yielding MVMDNSNETSNGCRTVNNGHMVTRHSSYLASNRVSLPWLDVRVFYVRICKCEIDDSTPESLTLDHIPLNPDTLLEVNGIRTGMNSNGASTLLRRDRLDKKSEETTFVSTDSIRMSGSVKFEVFDEDVLVLSGVLELCKSNGLPGESRNNCQGWSMNINSDITIDTCFLKAKQFMGQDSFSPTIEVYVAGSFLDSPIILTKTMQLVRRRQIKKGPLESIPECEASECKENVPTQFALEASDYKPENEDYHHRYSGMEYFDGEDGELSWFNAGVRVGVGIGLSMCVGIGIGVGLLVRTYQGTSRNFRRRLL